A genomic stretch from Halichoerus grypus chromosome 5, mHalGry1.hap1.1, whole genome shotgun sequence includes:
- the P3H1 gene encoding prolyl 3-hydroxylase 1 isoform X2: MAARALRLLTTLLAVAAAASQAEVESEAGWDMAAPDLLFAEGTAAYARRDWAGVVLSMERALRSRAALRALRLRCRTRCAADLPWELDPDSSPSLAQASGAAALHDLRFFGGLLRRAACLRRCLGPPASHSLSEELELEFRKRSPYNYLQVAYFKINKLEKAVAAAHTFFVGNPEHVEMRQNLDYYQTMSGVKEADFKDLEAKPHMHEFRLGVRLYSEEQPHEAVAHLEAALREYLVADAECRALCEGPYDYDGYNYLEYNADLFQAIADHYIQVLSCKQNCVTELASHPSREKPFEDFLPSHYNYLQFAYYNIGNYTQAIECAKTYLLFFPNDEVMNQNLAYYTAMLGEEPARSIGPRESAREYRQRSLLEKELLFFAYDVFGIPFVDPDSWTPEEVIPKRLQEKQKSERETAVRISQEIGNLMKEIETLVEEKTKESLDVSRLTREGGPLLYEGISLTMNSKVLNGSQRVVMDGVISADECRELQRLTNAAATSGDGYRGQTSPHTPSEKFYGVTVFKALKLGQEGKVPLQSAHLYYNVTEKVRRVMESYFRLDTPLYFSYSHLVCRTAIEEAQAERKDSSHPVHVDNCILNAEALVCIKEPPAYTFRDYSAILYLNGDFDGGAFYFTELDAKTVTAEVQPQCGRAVGFSSGTENPHGVKAVTRGQRCAIALWFTLDARHSERDRVQADDLVKMLFSPEEMDLSQEQPQEAQEGPPKPVEESLSGSEWGHKDEL; this comes from the exons ATGGCTGCACGCGCTTTGAGGCTGCTGACCACACTGCTGGCCGTCGCCGCCGCTGCCTCCCAGGCCGAGGTCGAGTCCGAGGCGGGATGGGACATGGCGGCGCCTGATCTGCTCTTCGCAGAGGGGACCGCTGCCTACGCGCGCAGGGACTGGGCGGGGGTTGTACTGAGCATGGAGCGGGCGCTGCGCTCGCGGGCCGCCCTGCGCGCCCTCCGCCTGCGCTGCCGCACCCGCTGTGCCGCCGACCTCCCGTGGGAGCTGGACCCCGACTCGTCCCCGAGCCTGGCACAGGCCTCGGGCGCCGCCGCCCTGCACGACCTGCGCTTCTTTGGGGGCCTGCTGCGCCGCGCCGCCTGCCTGCGCCGCTGCCTCGGGCCGCCGGCCTCCCACTCGCTCAGCGAGGAGCTGGAGTTGGAGTTCCGCAAGCGGAGCCCCTACAACTACCTGCAAGTCGCCTACTTCAAG ATCAACAAGTTGGAGAAAGCCGTAGCAGCAGCACACACCTTCTTCGTGGGCAATCCTGAACACGTGGAGATGCGGCAGAACCTAGACTATTACCAAACCATGTCTGGAGTGAAGGAAGCCGACTTCAAGGATCTTGAGGCCAAACCCCATATG CACGAGTTCCGGCTGGGAGTGCGGCTCTACTCGGAGGAGCAGCCGCACGAAGCCGTGGCCCACCTGGAGGCGGCGCTGCGAGAGTACCTGGTGGCGGACGCGGAGTGCCGCGCCCTGTGCGAGGGGCCCTACGACTATGACGGCTACAACTACCTGGAGTACAACGCCGACCTCTTCCAGGCCATCGCAG ATCATTACATCCAGGTCCTCAGCTGTAAGCAGAACTGCGTCACGGAGCTGGCTTCCCACCCAAGTCGAGAGAAGCCCTTTGAAGACTTCCTTCCATCACATTATAATTATCTGCAGTTCGCCTACTATAACA TTGGGAATTATACGCAGGCTATCGAATGTGCCAAGACCTatctcctcttcttccccaacGATGAGGTGATGAACCAGAATCTGGCCTACTATACAGCCATGCTTGGAGAAGAACCAGCCAGATCCATTGGTCCCCGTGAG AGTGCCCGGGAGTACCGACAGCGCAGCCTGCTCGAGAAAGAACTGCTCTTCTTCGCCTACGATGTCTTCGGAATTCCCTTTGTGGATCCG GATTCATGGACTCCAGAAGAGGTGATTCCCAAAAGAttgcaagagaaacaaaa GTCCGAACGGGAAACAGCCGTCCGCATCTCCCAGGAGATCGGAAACCTTATGAAGGAGATTGAGACCCTGGTGGAGGAGAAGACCAAGGAGTCGCTGGATGTGAGCCGGCTGACGCGGGAAG GTGGCCCCCTGCTCTATGAAGGCATCAGTCTCACCATGAACTCCAAAGTCTTGAACGGTTCGCAGAGGGTGGTGATGGACGGCGTAATCTCCGCTGACGAGTGCCGGGAGCTGCAGAGACTGACCAAC GCAGCAGCGACCTCGGGAGATGGCTACCGGGGTCAGACCTCCCCACACACGCCCAGTGAAAAGTTCTATGGCGTCACGGTCTTCAAAGCCCTCAAG CTGGGACAGGAAGGGAAAGTCCCCCTGCAGAGCGCCCACCTGTACTACAACGTGACCGAGAAGGTGCGGCGCGTCATGGAGTCCTACTTCCGCCTGGACACCCCCCTCTACTTCTCCTACTCCCACCTGGTGTGCCGCACCGCCATCGAAG AGGCACAGGCCGAGAGGAAGGACAGTAGCCACCCAGTCCACGTGGACAACTGCATCCTGAATGCCGAGGCCCTCGTGTGCATCAAGGAGCCCCCTGCCTACACCTTCCGGGACTACAG TGCCATCCTTTATCTAAATGGGGACTTCGATGGAGGAGCATTCTATTTCACTGAACTAGACGCCAAGACTGTGACG GCAGAGGTGCAGCCCCAGTGCGGGAGGGCCGTGGGATTCTCTTCCGGCACTGAGAACCCGCACGGGGTGAAGGCTGTCACCAGAGGGCAGCGCTGCGCCATCGCCCTGTGGTTCACGTTGGACGCGCGGCACAGCGAGAGG GACCGGGTGCAGGCGGATGACCTGGTGAAGATGCTCTTCAGCCCAGAGGAGATGGACCTCTCCCAGGAGCAGCCCCAGGAAGCCCAGGAGGGGCCCCCCAAGCCTGTAGAGGAGTCTCTGTCTGGCAGTGAGTGGGGACACAAGGATGAGCTCTGA
- the P3H1 gene encoding prolyl 3-hydroxylase 1 isoform X1: protein MAARALRLLTTLLAVAAAASQAEVESEAGWDMAAPDLLFAEGTAAYARRDWAGVVLSMERALRSRAALRALRLRCRTRCAADLPWELDPDSSPSLAQASGAAALHDLRFFGGLLRRAACLRRCLGPPASHSLSEELELEFRKRSPYNYLQVAYFKILSMSCKINKLEKAVAAAHTFFVGNPEHVEMRQNLDYYQTMSGVKEADFKDLEAKPHMHEFRLGVRLYSEEQPHEAVAHLEAALREYLVADAECRALCEGPYDYDGYNYLEYNADLFQAIADHYIQVLSCKQNCVTELASHPSREKPFEDFLPSHYNYLQFAYYNIGNYTQAIECAKTYLLFFPNDEVMNQNLAYYTAMLGEEPARSIGPRESAREYRQRSLLEKELLFFAYDVFGIPFVDPDSWTPEEVIPKRLQEKQKSERETAVRISQEIGNLMKEIETLVEEKTKESLDVSRLTREGGPLLYEGISLTMNSKVLNGSQRVVMDGVISADECRELQRLTNAAATSGDGYRGQTSPHTPSEKFYGVTVFKALKLGQEGKVPLQSAHLYYNVTEKVRRVMESYFRLDTPLYFSYSHLVCRTAIEEAQAERKDSSHPVHVDNCILNAEALVCIKEPPAYTFRDYSAILYLNGDFDGGAFYFTELDAKTVTAEVQPQCGRAVGFSSGTENPHGVKAVTRGQRCAIALWFTLDARHSERDRVQADDLVKMLFSPEEMDLSQEQPQEAQEGPPKPVEESLSGSEWGHKDEL from the exons ATGGCTGCACGCGCTTTGAGGCTGCTGACCACACTGCTGGCCGTCGCCGCCGCTGCCTCCCAGGCCGAGGTCGAGTCCGAGGCGGGATGGGACATGGCGGCGCCTGATCTGCTCTTCGCAGAGGGGACCGCTGCCTACGCGCGCAGGGACTGGGCGGGGGTTGTACTGAGCATGGAGCGGGCGCTGCGCTCGCGGGCCGCCCTGCGCGCCCTCCGCCTGCGCTGCCGCACCCGCTGTGCCGCCGACCTCCCGTGGGAGCTGGACCCCGACTCGTCCCCGAGCCTGGCACAGGCCTCGGGCGCCGCCGCCCTGCACGACCTGCGCTTCTTTGGGGGCCTGCTGCGCCGCGCCGCCTGCCTGCGCCGCTGCCTCGGGCCGCCGGCCTCCCACTCGCTCAGCGAGGAGCTGGAGTTGGAGTTCCGCAAGCGGAGCCCCTACAACTACCTGCAAGTCGCCTACTTCAAG ATCCTGTCAATGTCCTGTAAG ATCAACAAGTTGGAGAAAGCCGTAGCAGCAGCACACACCTTCTTCGTGGGCAATCCTGAACACGTGGAGATGCGGCAGAACCTAGACTATTACCAAACCATGTCTGGAGTGAAGGAAGCCGACTTCAAGGATCTTGAGGCCAAACCCCATATG CACGAGTTCCGGCTGGGAGTGCGGCTCTACTCGGAGGAGCAGCCGCACGAAGCCGTGGCCCACCTGGAGGCGGCGCTGCGAGAGTACCTGGTGGCGGACGCGGAGTGCCGCGCCCTGTGCGAGGGGCCCTACGACTATGACGGCTACAACTACCTGGAGTACAACGCCGACCTCTTCCAGGCCATCGCAG ATCATTACATCCAGGTCCTCAGCTGTAAGCAGAACTGCGTCACGGAGCTGGCTTCCCACCCAAGTCGAGAGAAGCCCTTTGAAGACTTCCTTCCATCACATTATAATTATCTGCAGTTCGCCTACTATAACA TTGGGAATTATACGCAGGCTATCGAATGTGCCAAGACCTatctcctcttcttccccaacGATGAGGTGATGAACCAGAATCTGGCCTACTATACAGCCATGCTTGGAGAAGAACCAGCCAGATCCATTGGTCCCCGTGAG AGTGCCCGGGAGTACCGACAGCGCAGCCTGCTCGAGAAAGAACTGCTCTTCTTCGCCTACGATGTCTTCGGAATTCCCTTTGTGGATCCG GATTCATGGACTCCAGAAGAGGTGATTCCCAAAAGAttgcaagagaaacaaaa GTCCGAACGGGAAACAGCCGTCCGCATCTCCCAGGAGATCGGAAACCTTATGAAGGAGATTGAGACCCTGGTGGAGGAGAAGACCAAGGAGTCGCTGGATGTGAGCCGGCTGACGCGGGAAG GTGGCCCCCTGCTCTATGAAGGCATCAGTCTCACCATGAACTCCAAAGTCTTGAACGGTTCGCAGAGGGTGGTGATGGACGGCGTAATCTCCGCTGACGAGTGCCGGGAGCTGCAGAGACTGACCAAC GCAGCAGCGACCTCGGGAGATGGCTACCGGGGTCAGACCTCCCCACACACGCCCAGTGAAAAGTTCTATGGCGTCACGGTCTTCAAAGCCCTCAAG CTGGGACAGGAAGGGAAAGTCCCCCTGCAGAGCGCCCACCTGTACTACAACGTGACCGAGAAGGTGCGGCGCGTCATGGAGTCCTACTTCCGCCTGGACACCCCCCTCTACTTCTCCTACTCCCACCTGGTGTGCCGCACCGCCATCGAAG AGGCACAGGCCGAGAGGAAGGACAGTAGCCACCCAGTCCACGTGGACAACTGCATCCTGAATGCCGAGGCCCTCGTGTGCATCAAGGAGCCCCCTGCCTACACCTTCCGGGACTACAG TGCCATCCTTTATCTAAATGGGGACTTCGATGGAGGAGCATTCTATTTCACTGAACTAGACGCCAAGACTGTGACG GCAGAGGTGCAGCCCCAGTGCGGGAGGGCCGTGGGATTCTCTTCCGGCACTGAGAACCCGCACGGGGTGAAGGCTGTCACCAGAGGGCAGCGCTGCGCCATCGCCCTGTGGTTCACGTTGGACGCGCGGCACAGCGAGAGG GACCGGGTGCAGGCGGATGACCTGGTGAAGATGCTCTTCAGCCCAGAGGAGATGGACCTCTCCCAGGAGCAGCCCCAGGAAGCCCAGGAGGGGCCCCCCAAGCCTGTAGAGGAGTCTCTGTCTGGCAGTGAGTGGGGACACAAGGATGAGCTCTGA
- the P3H1 gene encoding prolyl 3-hydroxylase 1 isoform X3: protein MAARALRLLTTLLAVAAAASQAEVESEAGWDMAAPDLLFAEGTAAYARRDWAGVVLSMERALRSRAALRALRLRCRTRCAADLPWELDPDSSPSLAQASGAAALHDLRFFGGLLRRAACLRRCLGPPASHSLSEELELEFRKRSPYNYLQVAYFKILSMSCKINKLEKAVAAAHTFFVGNPEHVEMRQNLDYYQTMSGVKEADFKDLEAKPHMHEFRLGVRLYSEEQPHEAVAHLEAALREYLVADAECRALCEGPYDYDGYNYLEYNADLFQAIADHYIQVLSCKQNCVTELASHPSREKPFEDFLPSHYNYLQFAYYNIGNYTQAIECAKTYLLFFPNDEVMNQNLAYYTAMLGEEPARSIGPRESAREYRQRSLLEKELLFFAYDVFGIPFVDPDSWTPEEVIPKRLQEKQKSERETAVRISQEIGNLMKEIETLVEEKTKESLDVSRLTREGGPLLYEGISLTMNSKVLNGSQRVVMDGVISADECRELQRLTNAAATSGDGYRGQTSPHTPSEKFYGVTVFKALKLGQEGKVPLQSAHLYYNVTEKVRRVMESYFRLDTPLYFSYSHLVCRTAIEEAQAERKDSSHPVHVDNCILNAEALVCIKEPPAYTFRDYSAILYLNGDFDGGAFYFTELDAKTVTTLVIPCPL from the exons ATGGCTGCACGCGCTTTGAGGCTGCTGACCACACTGCTGGCCGTCGCCGCCGCTGCCTCCCAGGCCGAGGTCGAGTCCGAGGCGGGATGGGACATGGCGGCGCCTGATCTGCTCTTCGCAGAGGGGACCGCTGCCTACGCGCGCAGGGACTGGGCGGGGGTTGTACTGAGCATGGAGCGGGCGCTGCGCTCGCGGGCCGCCCTGCGCGCCCTCCGCCTGCGCTGCCGCACCCGCTGTGCCGCCGACCTCCCGTGGGAGCTGGACCCCGACTCGTCCCCGAGCCTGGCACAGGCCTCGGGCGCCGCCGCCCTGCACGACCTGCGCTTCTTTGGGGGCCTGCTGCGCCGCGCCGCCTGCCTGCGCCGCTGCCTCGGGCCGCCGGCCTCCCACTCGCTCAGCGAGGAGCTGGAGTTGGAGTTCCGCAAGCGGAGCCCCTACAACTACCTGCAAGTCGCCTACTTCAAG ATCCTGTCAATGTCCTGTAAG ATCAACAAGTTGGAGAAAGCCGTAGCAGCAGCACACACCTTCTTCGTGGGCAATCCTGAACACGTGGAGATGCGGCAGAACCTAGACTATTACCAAACCATGTCTGGAGTGAAGGAAGCCGACTTCAAGGATCTTGAGGCCAAACCCCATATG CACGAGTTCCGGCTGGGAGTGCGGCTCTACTCGGAGGAGCAGCCGCACGAAGCCGTGGCCCACCTGGAGGCGGCGCTGCGAGAGTACCTGGTGGCGGACGCGGAGTGCCGCGCCCTGTGCGAGGGGCCCTACGACTATGACGGCTACAACTACCTGGAGTACAACGCCGACCTCTTCCAGGCCATCGCAG ATCATTACATCCAGGTCCTCAGCTGTAAGCAGAACTGCGTCACGGAGCTGGCTTCCCACCCAAGTCGAGAGAAGCCCTTTGAAGACTTCCTTCCATCACATTATAATTATCTGCAGTTCGCCTACTATAACA TTGGGAATTATACGCAGGCTATCGAATGTGCCAAGACCTatctcctcttcttccccaacGATGAGGTGATGAACCAGAATCTGGCCTACTATACAGCCATGCTTGGAGAAGAACCAGCCAGATCCATTGGTCCCCGTGAG AGTGCCCGGGAGTACCGACAGCGCAGCCTGCTCGAGAAAGAACTGCTCTTCTTCGCCTACGATGTCTTCGGAATTCCCTTTGTGGATCCG GATTCATGGACTCCAGAAGAGGTGATTCCCAAAAGAttgcaagagaaacaaaa GTCCGAACGGGAAACAGCCGTCCGCATCTCCCAGGAGATCGGAAACCTTATGAAGGAGATTGAGACCCTGGTGGAGGAGAAGACCAAGGAGTCGCTGGATGTGAGCCGGCTGACGCGGGAAG GTGGCCCCCTGCTCTATGAAGGCATCAGTCTCACCATGAACTCCAAAGTCTTGAACGGTTCGCAGAGGGTGGTGATGGACGGCGTAATCTCCGCTGACGAGTGCCGGGAGCTGCAGAGACTGACCAAC GCAGCAGCGACCTCGGGAGATGGCTACCGGGGTCAGACCTCCCCACACACGCCCAGTGAAAAGTTCTATGGCGTCACGGTCTTCAAAGCCCTCAAG CTGGGACAGGAAGGGAAAGTCCCCCTGCAGAGCGCCCACCTGTACTACAACGTGACCGAGAAGGTGCGGCGCGTCATGGAGTCCTACTTCCGCCTGGACACCCCCCTCTACTTCTCCTACTCCCACCTGGTGTGCCGCACCGCCATCGAAG AGGCACAGGCCGAGAGGAAGGACAGTAGCCACCCAGTCCACGTGGACAACTGCATCCTGAATGCCGAGGCCCTCGTGTGCATCAAGGAGCCCCCTGCCTACACCTTCCGGGACTACAG TGCCATCCTTTATCTAAATGGGGACTTCGATGGAGGAGCATTCTATTTCACTGAACTAGACGCCAAGACTGTGACG ACCCTAGTGATCCCGTGTCCCCTCTGA